In one window of Bacteroidota bacterium DNA:
- a CDS encoding Uma2 family endonuclease — MAHPTLSFDEPVEWQDLIDHPALEDVPFKIELDERGCIVLASPFSVQRGRMKARLARALDAACGDVVTFDAAVPMGRGVCVADVAWTEPSFFSEHEDGILFPTAPPICAEIKSPSNTEAEMEEKVTLYLAKGATEVWICDLEGRVTFFGHEGERGRSTLAPDFPSQI; from the coding sequence ATGGCTCACCCTACGCTATCATTCGACGAGCCAGTGGAGTGGCAGGACCTCATCGACCACCCGGCGCTGGAAGACGTACCGTTCAAGATCGAGCTAGATGAGCGGGGCTGCATCGTGCTGGCGAGTCCGTTCAGTGTTCAGCGCGGTCGGATGAAAGCTCGCCTAGCCCGAGCGCTCGACGCGGCGTGCGGAGACGTGGTGACCTTCGACGCAGCAGTACCGATGGGTCGAGGAGTCTGTGTGGCGGACGTGGCGTGGACGGAACCGTCGTTTTTCTCCGAGCACGAGGACGGCATCTTGTTCCCGACCGCGCCCCCGATCTGCGCTGAGATCAAGTCACCCTCGAACACGGAGGCGGAGATGGAGGAGAAGGTGACGCTCTACCTCGCCAAAGGCGCGACCGAGGTGTGGATCTGCGACCTCGAAGGGCGCGTCACGTTCTTCGGGCACGAGGGTGAGCGCGGGCGGTCCACCCTCGCCCCGGACTTCCCGAGCCAGATCTAG